One genomic region from Ammospiza caudacuta isolate bAmmCau1 chromosome 1, bAmmCau1.pri, whole genome shotgun sequence encodes:
- the MTFR1 gene encoding mitochondrial fission regulator 1 — MICWLKRLIRMAFEQIGLNMESVLWSSKPYGSSRSIVRKIGTNLSLIQCPRVHFQLISQVAEGNTPAHLREDAVASFADVGWIAEEEGEVSTRLRSEVWLKTTQPPPGEAHHSRKPLVRQTSLQSPAGEEPVPRIAVMANEEAMQKISALENELASLRAQIAKIVTLQEQQNLTTVGSSPLASAAVPVAPPSLPPPPPPPLPPPPPSSLGQSKSAIDLIKERKNQKMNTGQDVVENGPKKPEVPNMLEILKDMNSVKLRSVKRSLEVTKPKVSQPADPATLIAEALKKKFAYRYQNESQGETEKVIPKAETKTQTEVVLFGPHMLKSTGKMKTLIEKS, encoded by the exons GTGCTTTGGTCAAGCAAGCCTTATGGTTCATCTCGAAGTATTGTAAGAAAAATTGGTACTAACCTCTCTCTTATACAGTGTCCAAGAGTTCACTTTCAG CTCATTTCGCAAGTCGCGGAAGGAAACACTCCTGCTCACCTCAGAGAAGATGCAGTGGCCTCTTTTGCTGATGTGGGATGGATTgctgaagaagaaggtgaagtcTCTACAAGGCTCAG GTCAGAAGTTTGGTTAAAAACAACCCAGCCTCCCCCGGGCGAGGCGCACCATTCCAGGAAGCCCCTAGTCAGACAAACGTCCTTGCAGAGCCCGGCGGGAGAGGAGCCGGTGCCCAGGATTGCAGTGATGGCAAACGAAGAAGCAATGCAGAAGATCAGTGCCCTAGAAAATGAACTGGCCTCTTTAAGAGCACAGATAGCCAAAATTGTAACCTTGCAAGAACAGCAGAACTTGACAACAG TTGGGTCAAGTCCACTTGCttcagctgctgtccctgttgCACCTCCATCACTgccaccacctcctcctcctcctctgcctccaccCCCTCCCTCAAGTCTGGGTCAGAGTAAGTCTGCAATTGATCTCattaaagagaggaaaaaccaaaaaatgaaCACTGGCCAGGATGTGGTGGAAAACGGGCCAAAGAAGCCTGAAGTACCAAACATGCTAGAAATCCTCAAAGACATGAACAGTGTGAAACTGCGCTCGGTGAAAAG atcCTTAGAAGTTACAAAACCTAAAGTGTCTCAGCCTGCAGATCCCGCAACATTAATAGCAGAAGCTCTCAAAAAGAAATTTGCATATCGATACCAAAATGAAAGCCAAGGTGAAACAGAAAAAGTGATTCCAAAGGCTGAAACAAAGACACAGACTGAGGTAGTGCTG tttGGACCACACATGCTGAAGTCTACAGGAAAGATGAAGACTTTAATTGAAAAATCTTAG